The Alicyclobacillus macrosporangiidus CPP55 genome segment GAACAGCACAGAGATGAGATGGTGAGCACGCTTCAGGCGTTGCTTCAAATTCCGAGCGTGGAAGGGGAAGCGGAACCGGGCGCACCCTTTGGCGCGGCTTGCCGTGAAGCGTTGCAGTTTGTACTCGATCTCGCGGCCGCACACGGGTTGGTGACGCAGAACGCCGATGGCTACGCGGGCCATGTAGAGTACGGGGACGGCGATCCGTACATCGCCGTACTTTCCCATCTGGACGTGGTCCCGCCCGGCAACCACTGGACCTATCCGCCGTTCGGGGCGGAGATTCACAATGGGAGTGTGTATGCGCGGGGCGCCATCGACGACAAAGGACCCGCTCTGGCGACCTTGTGGGCACTAATTGCGTTGAAGGAACTCAATCTCCGGCCACGCCGGAAGATCCGTCTTATCTTCGGATTGGATGAAGAGAGCGGCTGGCTGTGCATGAAACATTACTTTTCGAAGTATCCACAACCGCTGGGCGGCTTCACTCCGGATGCCGATTTTCCCATGATTCACGCCGAGAAAGGAGTGGCCACGCTGCGGATCGACACCCGGGCCGACACGGATTCGATGAACCCCCGTGTAATCCGGTTCACGGGGGGAGACCGGGTCAACATGGTGCCCGATCACGCGATGGCCGTGGTGGACTGCCATTCCGAGACGGCGGCTCAGGAATGGGAGCAGAAACTGGGAAAAGAGGCGCGCGCCAAGCAGATTGACGCCAACATCTCGGTGAAGGGAGACGCGGTGGAAATCTCGGTTCACGGCACGTCCGCACATGGCAGCACGCCGGATCTGGGTAAGAACGCCATCACCCGGCTGGCGGCTTTGCTCTCCTCGCAGCCTGTGGCAAATGCCTCCATGTGGCGAGCGATCGCCGCTCAGGACACCGCGGGTCGGGCACTGGGCATCGATTGCGCGGACGACGTGACGGGTTCATTGACGAGTAACCTCGGGCGCGCGGAGTTGACCGGGGACACGTTCTCCTTCTGGTTTAACATCCGTTATCCGGTGGATGTCACCGGCGATGAACTGGTGCAGCGCTGTCAGGCGTACGTATCGGACAAGTGGGGCGTTCATCTGGTGAGCAACCGGGATCCGTTGTTTGTCTCCCCAGACAGCCCGGTGATTCGATGCCTGGCTCAGGTGTATGAACAGTACACCGGAAACAAGGCCGAGCCCATCGCCATCGGGGGTGCCACGTACGCGAGGGCCATCACCAACGGGGTCGCGTTCGGACCCTTGTTCCCAGGCCAGCCGGACAGGGCGCACCAGAAGGACGAGCATTGGTCTCTGCAGGATTATTTCCTGTGCACCCAGATATACGCTCATGCAATGTTCGAGTTGGCGAATACGCTATAGTAGCCGATTCGCTGTATAATGAACGTAGGCGGATGACCTGCGCCGTCAGGGGCAGGCTGGAGAGACAGACCTGCCCCGGCGCTGCGACGACGGCGTGAGCGACCTGACCTCTGAAAACAAGGGAGGGATCCCCATGCGGGTCGAGCGGATCGCCAAAGACAAGGTCAGAATCTTCATAAGCTACGACGACCTCGAGGAGCGAGGCATAGAGCGGGATGAGATCTGGCGCAACGGCCGCAAGGTGCAGGAACTGTTCTGGGACATGATGGAGACCGCGTATGAACAGGTGGGATTTGAAATCGCCGGTCCCATCGCTGTCGAGGCGTTCACGATGCCGACCGAAGGCGTCGTCGTCATCGTCACCCGGGTACCCAGCCTGCCTCCCCGGGCGGAAGAAGATGAGGATGAGGACGAGGAGATGCACGTCGAGGTCGACGTCACCTACTACTCCACGTTCGTATTTCGCTTCGATGATTTCGAGGACGTCGTGCGCGTGGCGCACGCCCTGCAGGATTATCCGGTGCGCGCGGTCTTGTACCTGTACGAGGGCGCTTATCACTTGTTCCTCGACGAGGACTCGATGCAGGATATGGATTACGATGCGATATGGGCCATCTGCCACGAGTACGGGGAATATTGCCAGGTGACCTCGGCGATGCTCGAAGAGTACGGGAAGCCGATTGTCACTCACAACACCCTGCGGTATATCGCGGATCACTTCCCGCTGTCATAAAGTTGTCGAAGCTGTCGTTGGTTATACAAGAAATGGAACGGGGGCGTCGCCCTCGTTTCTTATTTATCTGTTGTCCTGTATGTGACGCTGCGCGTGCCTCGCTGCGCCATGGCACGTCTTCATTGAAACCAATCGTAGACCTGGATGCACAGTGCGGCGATGGCGGTGGCCATCAGAGGGCCCACAGGCATTCCGCCGAAAAGGGCGATCCCGATGACGCTGCCCACCACGACGCTGATCAACAGGGGTGGGTACTCTTTGAGCAGTTCCAGCCCCTCAGCGTTGATCACGGTTGCAATCACCCCGGCGAACACGGTGATGAGCCCGAGCGGGCTGAAGATGGTCCGCATCATGTCGCGCGCGTCGATCCGGCCGCTCGCCAGCGGCACCAGGATGGAGATCATCAAGAACAACAGCCCAAGTTCCAAGCTTCGCCGCTCGAGCATCGGAAACAACCGGTCGAAGCGTAACATCCGCACGATCAGCAGGAGACTGGCGGCTACCGAGACGATGGTCGCACGCCCCAACACTCCGACGAGGATAAATACGATGAGAAGGATTTCTGGTGTAAACACCCCGCGCTCGTCCTTCCAGGTCCTGTCCCTTCTAAAAATATTCACTGGGTTCGCACGGCAGACCACTGCCCGCTCGGTTGTATCCTGCGGCCACACCCGGACCGGGGCGTGGACGATCGGTGAAATCTCAGGCCTTCGTTCGCCGGCGGAGGCGAAG includes the following:
- the pepV gene encoding dipeptidase PepV, translated to MGRKVEADRMFADFVEQHRDEMVSTLQALLQIPSVEGEAEPGAPFGAACREALQFVLDLAAAHGLVTQNADGYAGHVEYGDGDPYIAVLSHLDVVPPGNHWTYPPFGAEIHNGSVYARGAIDDKGPALATLWALIALKELNLRPRRKIRLIFGLDEESGWLCMKHYFSKYPQPLGGFTPDADFPMIHAEKGVATLRIDTRADTDSMNPRVIRFTGGDRVNMVPDHAMAVVDCHSETAAQEWEQKLGKEARAKQIDANISVKGDAVEISVHGTSAHGSTPDLGKNAITRLAALLSSQPVANASMWRAIAAQDTAGRALGIDCADDVTGSLTSNLGRAELTGDTFSFWFNIRYPVDVTGDELVQRCQAYVSDKWGVHLVSNRDPLFVSPDSPVIRCLAQVYEQYTGNKAEPIAIGGATYARAITNGVAFGPLFPGQPDRAHQKDEHWSLQDYFLCTQIYAHAMFELANTL
- a CDS encoding adaptor protein MecA, with amino-acid sequence MRVERIAKDKVRIFISYDDLEERGIERDEIWRNGRKVQELFWDMMETAYEQVGFEIAGPIAVEAFTMPTEGVVVIVTRVPSLPPRAEEDEDEDEEMHVEVDVTYYSTFVFRFDDFEDVVRVAHALQDYPVRAVLYLYEGAYHLFLDEDSMQDMDYDAIWAICHEYGEYCQVTSAMLEEYGKPIVTHNTLRYIADHFPLS
- a CDS encoding DUF441 domain-containing protein, which produces MFTPEILLIVFILVGVLGRATIVSVAASLLLIVRMLRFDRLFPMLERRSLELGLLFLMISILVPLASGRIDARDMMRTIFSPLGLITVFAGVIATVINAEGLELLKEYPPLLISVVVGSVIGIALFGGMPVGPLMATAIAALCIQVYDWFQ